Within Bifidobacterium dentium JCM 1195 = DSM 20436, the genomic segment GTGGCACTCATCTGCATCGCGGTGGTGGCGTTCGGAACGGTCGAAGGCTGCATAGTCAGCAAAATGGGTGCGCAGGGCAAACCCGGTCTGGATTATGTGATCGTACTCGGTGCGCAAGTGCATAGAGCCAGGCCGAGCCGCGTACTGAAATTCCGACTTGACAAGGCAATCGAATATCTGAACGACAATCCGAAGACCATCTGCATTGTTTCCGGCGGGCAGGGATCGAACGAGCCGTTCCCGGAAGCCCAGGGCATGGCCGACTATCTCAAGACGAACGGCATTGCCGAATCCCGTATCGTGGAGGAATCCAAGTCGAAGACCACCGAAGAGAACATCATCAACAGCAAAAAGCTGATTGCCGACGAAAACGCTTCAGTGGGCATCATCACCAACGACTTCCACGTATTCCGGGCACTGCAGATTGCACGGAAGAACGGTCTTGACGATGCGCAAGGCATTGCCGCCGGTTCTCCGCCGGACATGCTCGTCAACAACATGGTCCGCGAGTTCTTCGCTGAAATCAAATTCCTGCTGTAGCACGCTGAATTAAGGCCTTGCTCAGAGGCGGGTCAGCCGGATGCCGGAAAAAGCGTGACGGCGCGTCATCAGTAGTCGATGCCGTTCACCATGGCCTGTTCCAGCCAATGTTCCGCCACGATCGGAATGCCGTAATCGCGGGCCTTGCGCGCTTTGGTCGATTCGGAATAGGGGTCGGCGGCGACCACGAGCCTCACCTGTTTGGTGACGGATGGCCTGACTTCAAGCCCCATGCTCTCCAGCTCGGTCTCCCAGTCGGATCGCCGCTGACGCATCGATCCGGTGAGCACGATTTTGTCGCCTACGTGCAGACGAAAATCCTTCGGCAACGGTGGATTGAAACCGGTCGCATCGTCGGCACCGATTGCCGATGCGCCGCCGATCATGCATTGCAGATTGTTTTCGACGTGACTGCGGCGGGGCAGCCATTCCCGTCGTTCGAAGGACGTGAGTTCCGGCCAGTGCTCCCCTGCCTCTTCGGCGGCATCCAGTCGGCGTCGCCAGCCACTCCATTCCGGATCGGCGTCCATAAGTCTGCCAAGCAACAACGCCGTGGCGTGCGCGTCACTCAAGGCACTGTGCGCGTCCTCGTTGTCGATGCCGAATTCACGGCAACAATCGGCAAGACTGCCGACACCGATCAAGGATCGCGACAGTTTCATGGTGCACAGCATGGTATGCGAGTTCACAGGAATATCGGTACCCAACCGCCGATATTCCGACAATAGGAATTTCGAGTCGAACGCCACATTATGTGCCACGAATACACGCCCCGCAAGCAGGTCACGTAGTTCGCGCGCGATGCCTTCGAATTCCGGCGCATGAATGAGTTCGACGGCGCTGATGTGGTGAATCCACTGCGCGCCAATGTCACGGTGCACGCGAATCAGCGTCTCATGCTCGTCTTCAAGCATGCCGTCCGGTGCCACGTGCACCAGGCCTATTTCTATGGCTCTATCGCCGCGTGCCGGATTCAGTCCGGTGGTTTCGAAGTCAACGACCGCATATCCTTTGGAATTCACGTACGTAAGTATAGGAAAAAGGCTGGAACCCATTCGGATTCCAGCCTTTCATAATGCTTGATTCAGTGAGTCAGACTCACTCGGCATCCTTGTCGGCGGCGAGTTCGTCGGCCACGGCGGCGGCAGCGGAAGCGGCCTCGACGCTTTCGGCCTCTTCGTCCTCAGCTGCTTCGCCGAGGAAGGCGCTCAGGTCGAGGGTTTCACCGTCGGACTTGAAGGTCACGGCGCGCATGCCGGCAAGCAGGCCCTTGGAACGGCCGACTTCCTGCACGGCGGAGCCGAGCTGGCCATTACGCATGATGGCCTGGATGAAAGCGTTCGGATCCATACCGTACTGCTGGGCGATGGAGGCGAGGAAGTTGAACACGTCGGCCTGGGAGACCTTGACGTCCATCTTCTCAGCGAGCACGTCGAGCACCATCTGGTCGCGCAGTTCCTTCTCGACGGTCTCTTCGGCTTCGGCCTTCTGCTCCTTGGTGGCCTTGTCCGGGTCGGCGGTCACGTTCTTGAGCTGCTGCTCGACCATTTCGGCCTTGACGCCCTTCGGCACCGGAATCTCCAGGCCCTCTTCGAGCTTGGCGATGAAGGCATCGCGGGCGGCGGTGGCCTGACGGCCTTCGGCATCCTGGGAGGCGGCCTTCTTGAGGTCTTCCTTCAGCTCGTCAAGGGTGTCGAACTCGGAGGCTTCGGATGCGAAGTCGTCGTCGAGTTCCGGGAGCTCCTCGGTCTTGACGGAGTTGACCTTGACCTTGATCTGAGCCTTTTCGCCTTCGTGCTCGCCTGCTTCGAGGGTGCCTTCGAAGGTGGTCTCCTCGCCGGCGGACAGGCCTTCGAGAGCCTCGTCCAGACCGTCGAGCATGGTGCCGGAGCCGAGCTCGTAGCTCACGCCCTCCTGGGAATCGACGGATTCGCCGTCGATTTCGGCGTTCAGGTCGATGTTGGCATAGTCACCCTTGGCGGCCGGGCGGTCCACACCCACGAGGGTGCCGAAGCGCTGACGCAGGGCTTCCAGACGGTTGTTGATGTCTTCATCGGTGATTTCGGCCTTCTCGACCTCGATCTCCATGCCGTCCACTTCCGGCAGCTCGATGTCCGGGCGACGCTCGACGGTGGCCACGAACTTCAGCTTGGTCTCATCCTTGGCGGATTCCGGAACTTCCTGAACGTCGATCTCCGGCTGGGCCATCGGGTGGATCTTCTTGGTTTCGAGAGCCTTGGAATACAGCTCCGGCACGCCATTGTTCACGGCTTCGCCAGCGACGGCACCAAAGCCGATGCGCTGATCGATGATCTTGCCGGGCACGTGACCCTTACGGAAGCCAGGCACGTTGACCTGCTTGGCGATTTCCTTGCGAGCCTCGTCGAGATACGGGTTGAACTCCTCCGGATCGACGGTGACGGTGAGCTTCACCTTGGTCGGCTCAAGATTCCTGACGCTGATTTTCACGCTTGCGCTCCTGAAAAATACGGTTCTTCAACAGTTCTGCCGTTAGGCAACCTCTACATGATAGCGCGACTTACGGACTCTGCGATAAGCGACACCTGCCAATCGCGCGCGCCCTGCTCCTTAAGGAATCCGGCAACGTCGCGCTTTTGTGGTTCGTCCGTCCAGCATAGATTGCGCAAGTACTGCGGTTTGATGATAATCTCCGCAGGCGTACGCGTATCGACCGCGATCTGCTGCACCACTTTGCGTGCCTTCTCCAGCGTGCGCAATCGCTCCGGATAACGATCTTTCCAATACCGTATCGATCGCGGTGCGTGCGTCTGCGATTCGTCGTTGTTCGGTTGCGAGCTCGGCATGGTCGGCCATTCGCTTCTCGGCATGTCGAGCGCCTGCTGGATGACCGACTTCCAAAGACTCGGCTTCACCTTACGCTGGATGGGGGCATACCGTTCGAACATCTTCTCCTGCGCGGCGTCGGACTGAATGCGCACACGTTCGTTGATGGAACGGATGGCACGGAACTGCGCCGCATTATGAGGCTTACGTTTCGCCGCCTCAATGATTGAGAAATCGGACAGCAACAGAGCCGGAGCGATATCGAAACGCCGGGCCAATTCGTCGCGTTTCTCCCATAGGGCCTTCGCCACGGCAAGCGCCTGCCGGTCCTTGGCGATTTCCGTGATGCGGGAGATGCGCAGCCACGGTACCGGATGTTCCTTGCGCGGCCCCATCCCCTCGTGCAGCGCGTATGCGAACTCCTCTTCGGCCCAATCCCTTTTGCCCTGCCTCTTCAATTCTGTTCGCATGCGCTGTTCGAGCTCGATCAGCAATTCCACATCCAAGGCGGCGTAATTGCGCCAGTCGCGTGGCAACGGCCGGTACGACCAGTCGGCTGCGGAATGTTCCTTCGCCAATGTCAATCCCAGAAAATGTTCGGTAACTGCCGCCAAGCCAAAACGGTGCATGCCAAGCAGACGCGCCGCGATCTCCGTGTCGAACAGATGATGCGGCTCCATGCCGAGGTCCGCGAATCCTGGAAGGTCCTGCAGGGAATCATGCAGAATCCACGTGGCGTCGCCTACGGCGCGATTGAAATCGTTCCAGTCGGCCCCCGCTTGCGCCAATGCCTGCGGATCGAGCAGGCCGATGCCTGCACCGGTACGCTTGAACTGCACCAACCAATCCTCATGCCCGTAACGGTATCCGGAGGCACGTTCCGCGTCGGCGGCCAAAGAGCCTGTTCCGGCCGCCAGAAGATCGCAGTAATCGCGGAAGGCCGGCAACGTATCAATCACATCGGGTACGCCCTCACGCGGCTCGGACTGCAGCCTCGGCTCGTCAATCAACGGGAACACCTTCCTCGGATTACGTCATGGTTCGGAGGAACCAGGCCCACGATTCAACCTGAGCGCCGGCATCAAGACCCCCATCGGCATAGTCTAATGGAGTCCAAGACACACGAAGTTCGCAGCCCATGGACGGCACACCGCTCATCGATCCGAAGGTGGTGTTCCTGGTAACCGTGACGGTACCGGAAACATTCTCCGCACTGGCTTCGTCCAGATGTTCGAGCATGGAATCCCAATACATCGACGGCGTGAGGCAATCCTCCTGCTCATTAGGCAATGGCAAAGACGCAAACGCGACGCAACGCCAATGGGAATGCCAATCGTCAAGGCAATCGTGCGAATACAGCACCATGATCCAGCCGTCCGCTGTCGCGCAACGGTTCCCGGTCATGGCGCAATCATTGCGGAAATAGGATTTTTCGTCGCGATACGAGCTGCTCTCCAATGCCACGCCGACGCCAAAATCGGCCATGGCGCAAGGTATCGGAATCTCACGATAGGCCACGCCGTTCACTCGCCGCATATTGCGCACGGAAAGAACGGCATTCCACACGACATCGGGCACGCCGAGAGGTCTGTTCATCGGCATGTCGGCGGCATGGTTTTCCCTGTTGTCGGCACGCGCTGCAGTGGGCGTGCCCAAAGGGAAAGCATAAATGTCCGCCATGATTCAAGGCTAAGGCAGACATCATGCGATTCATGGTATTTCGGGGTATTTCACTTCGCGTCGAATGTGAAGATTTGCAATCCCCACCGTTCCGAGTCGGTTTCGCCGACGACTTCCGCCGGCGAAACCCCGGGCAAGACCTTAATATACGACGAATCCATGGGAGCGGAACTGGTCCATGACACGCTGCTTCATGGCCGCCGACGGACCCTTCTGATCTTCCAACGGGTACGGGATGCGCAGCTCATGCCACTTCGGGCGGCCGAGCTGGTGGAATGGAAGCACATCGATATGCTCCACCGCATCGCCGAACGTTTCGCAGATCTTCGCCACGTTCTCGACGTTCTCCTCCGCGGAGGTGAGATCCGGCACAAGCACGAACCGTATCCAGATCTTCTTGCCCGCCTTGGCGAGGCGCTGTCCGAAATCGATGGTGGGCTGCAGCACTCCCCCGGTCACGATACGGTAGGTTTCCTCATCACCGGACTTCACGTCAAGCAGACACAGGTCGATATCATCGATCATTTCGTCCGTATAGTTTCTGTTGAGGAAGCCGGAAGTGTCGAGGCAGGTGTGCACGCCCATCTCCTTGGACGCTCGGAACACGCGGGACACGAATGCCGGTTGCATCATCGACTCGCCTCCCGAGAAGGTGATGCCGCCACCGGTGGCCTTGAACAGGTCGGCATAGCGGTCGATCTTTTTGATCATCGCTTCCAGGTAGACGGGCTTGCCGTCGCGCATCTTCCAGGTGTCGGGATTCTGGCAGTACTGGCAACGTAGCGGACAGCCACTCATGAACACCGTCATGCGTGTACCTGGCCCGTCGACGGACGTGTTGATATCCCAGGAATGCACGAAACCGATGTCACCGCTTTTCAGCGCATTGATGCGGTCCCGTCGATCCATGCCGATCGGCGATTCGAAGCCGGACAGGCCTCCCATCAGCGTCTGGCTGGCGTAGGCTTTCGAGCCTTTGAGCATGTGCCTG encodes:
- a CDS encoding YdcF family protein → MGTVARQVVFGVCMVLAFACVCYAWAVFKTHSGTNFWMVWVVFAVLFEALGGGFLFHWWDAMPRLIRDILVALICIAVVAFGTVEGCIVSKMGAQGKPGLDYVIVLGAQVHRARPSRVLKFRLDKAIEYLNDNPKTICIVSGGQGSNEPFPEAQGMADYLKTNGIAESRIVEESKSKTTEENIINSKKLIADENASVGIITNDFHVFRALQIARKNGLDDAQGIAAGSPPDMLVNNMVREFFAEIKFLL
- a CDS encoding HRDC domain-containing protein, which translates into the protein MIDEPRLQSEPREGVPDVIDTLPAFRDYCDLLAAGTGSLAADAERASGYRYGHEDWLVQFKRTGAGIGLLDPQALAQAGADWNDFNRAVGDATWILHDSLQDLPGFADLGMEPHHLFDTEIAARLLGMHRFGLAAVTEHFLGLTLAKEHSAADWSYRPLPRDWRNYAALDVELLIELEQRMRTELKRQGKRDWAEEEFAYALHEGMGPRKEHPVPWLRISRITEIAKDRQALAVAKALWEKRDELARRFDIAPALLLSDFSIIEAAKRKPHNAAQFRAIRSINERVRIQSDAAQEKMFERYAPIQRKVKPSLWKSVIQQALDMPRSEWPTMPSSQPNNDESQTHAPRSIRYWKDRYPERLRTLEKARKVVQQIAVDTRTPAEIIIKPQYLRNLCWTDEPQKRDVAGFLKEQGARDWQVSLIAESVSRAIM
- the pflA gene encoding pyruvate formate-lyase-activating protein, which translates into the protein MSEIAQFRTTTRHMLKGSKAYASQTLMGGLSGFESPIGMDRRDRINALKSGDIGFVHSWDINTSVDGPGTRMTVFMSGCPLRCQYCQNPDTWKMRDGKPVYLEAMIKKIDRYADLFKATGGGITFSGGESMMQPAFVSRVFRASKEMGVHTCLDTSGFLNRNYTDEMIDDIDLCLLDVKSGDEETYRIVTGGVLQPTIDFGQRLAKAGKKIWIRFVLVPDLTSAEENVENVAKICETFGDAVEHIDVLPFHQLGRPKWHELRIPYPLEDQKGPSAAMKQRVMDQFRSHGFVVY
- the tig gene encoding trigger factor, whose translation is MKISVRNLEPTKVKLTVTVDPEEFNPYLDEARKEIAKQVNVPGFRKGHVPGKIIDQRIGFGAVAGEAVNNGVPELYSKALETKKIHPMAQPEIDVQEVPESAKDETKLKFVATVERRPDIELPEVDGMEIEVEKAEITDEDINNRLEALRQRFGTLVGVDRPAAKGDYANIDLNAEIDGESVDSQEGVSYELGSGTMLDGLDEALEGLSAGEETTFEGTLEAGEHEGEKAQIKVKVNSVKTEELPELDDDFASEASEFDTLDELKEDLKKAASQDAEGRQATAARDAFIAKLEEGLEIPVPKGVKAEMVEQQLKNVTADPDKATKEQKAEAEETVEKELRDQMVLDVLAEKMDVKVSQADVFNFLASIAQQYGMDPNAFIQAIMRNGQLGSAVQEVGRSKGLLAGMRAVTFKSDGETLDLSAFLGEAAEDEEAESVEAASAAAAVADELAADKDAE
- a CDS encoding exonuclease, coding for MGSSLFPILTYVNSKGYAVVDFETTGLNPARGDRAIEIGLVHVAPDGMLEDEHETLIRVHRDIGAQWIHHISAVELIHAPEFEGIARELRDLLAGRVFVAHNVAFDSKFLLSEYRRLGTDIPVNSHTMLCTMKLSRSLIGVGSLADCCREFGIDNEDAHSALSDAHATALLLGRLMDADPEWSGWRRRLDAAEEAGEHWPELTSFERREWLPRRSHVENNLQCMIGGASAIGADDATGFNPPLPKDFRLHVGDKIVLTGSMRQRRSDWETELESMGLEVRPSVTKQVRLVVAADPYSESTKARKARDYGIPIVAEHWLEQAMVNGIDY
- a CDS encoding DUF3000 family protein — its product is MADIYAFPLGTPTAARADNRENHAADMPMNRPLGVPDVVWNAVLSVRNMRRVNGVAYREIPIPCAMADFGVGVALESSSYRDEKSYFRNDCAMTGNRCATADGWIMVLYSHDCLDDWHSHWRCVAFASLPLPNEQEDCLTPSMYWDSMLEHLDEASAENVSGTVTVTRNTTFGSMSGVPSMGCELRVSWTPLDYADGGLDAGAQVESWAWFLRTMT